The proteins below are encoded in one region of Desulfonatronum thioautotrophicum:
- a CDS encoding glutamine--tRNA ligase/YqeY domain fusion protein, which translates to MMNATAIASNFIKTIVEEDQRTGKNNGHVITRFPPEPNGYLHIGHAKSICLNFGLAREFNGACHLRFDDTNPIKEDVEYVESIKRDVRWLGFDWGENLFFASDYFDRLHDFAVALIRRGKAYVCSLSTEEIRAYRGTLTEPGRDSPYRNRDVAENLDLFARMRAGEFEEGGHVLRAKIDMASPNVSLRDPVIYRIKKAVHHRTGDVWCIYPMYDFAHCLSDSIEGVTHSICTLEFENNRPLYHWFLDTLETPCHPEQIEFARLNLSYTVLSKRKLIQLVRDKIVSGWDDPRMPTISGMRRRGVPPQALRNFCDRIGVARADSMVDISLLEHCIRDVLNVRAPRVMAVLRPLKVVITNYPEGQVEELEAPLHPENPDMGNRTIPFARELYIEQDDFMEEPPKKFYRLAPGREVRLRYGYYITCREVIKNDQGEIVELRCTYDPASRGGGTPDGRKVKATLHWVCAQTANPARVRIYDHLFTTANPNEAPEGKDFRANINPNSLEVLEGCRVEPHLAGAESGSRWQFERLGYFSVDPVDSTPDELIFNRIISLRDTWAKVQAAEGKKTS; encoded by the coding sequence ATGATGAACGCCACCGCAATTGCCTCCAATTTTATCAAAACCATCGTGGAGGAAGATCAACGGACCGGTAAAAACAACGGCCACGTGATTACCCGCTTTCCTCCGGAACCCAATGGCTACCTGCATATCGGACATGCCAAATCCATCTGTCTGAATTTTGGCTTGGCTCGAGAGTTCAACGGAGCCTGTCATCTGCGGTTCGACGACACCAATCCGATCAAGGAGGACGTGGAGTATGTCGAATCCATCAAACGTGACGTCCGTTGGCTGGGTTTTGACTGGGGTGAAAACCTGTTTTTCGCCTCGGACTATTTTGATCGACTGCATGATTTTGCCGTGGCCTTAATTCGCCGAGGCAAAGCCTATGTCTGCAGCTTGAGCACCGAAGAAATCCGGGCGTATCGTGGCACACTGACCGAGCCGGGCCGGGACAGCCCATATCGGAATCGGGACGTTGCGGAAAACCTGGATCTTTTCGCACGGATGCGTGCCGGGGAGTTCGAAGAGGGGGGCCATGTGCTTCGGGCCAAGATCGACATGGCCTCGCCCAATGTCAGCCTGCGCGATCCGGTGATCTACCGGATCAAAAAGGCCGTCCACCACCGCACCGGAGACGTCTGGTGCATTTACCCCATGTACGACTTTGCCCACTGTCTTTCTGACTCCATCGAAGGCGTCACCCATTCCATCTGCACCCTGGAATTTGAGAACAATCGCCCCTTGTACCACTGGTTCCTGGATACCCTGGAAACCCCATGTCACCCAGAACAGATTGAATTCGCCAGGCTGAATCTGAGCTATACCGTGCTCAGCAAACGCAAATTGATCCAGCTTGTCCGGGACAAAATCGTCAGTGGCTGGGATGATCCACGCATGCCGACAATTTCCGGCATGCGTCGGCGTGGCGTGCCGCCGCAAGCGCTGCGCAATTTCTGCGACCGGATCGGTGTGGCCAGGGCCGACTCCATGGTGGACATCTCCCTGCTGGAACACTGTATCCGAGATGTGCTTAATGTCCGTGCTCCGCGGGTGATGGCCGTGCTGCGCCCCCTCAAGGTGGTGATCACCAACTATCCGGAAGGGCAGGTGGAAGAACTGGAAGCGCCCCTGCACCCGGAAAATCCGGACATGGGTAACCGAACAATTCCATTTGCCCGGGAACTGTATATCGAACAAGACGACTTCATGGAGGAGCCGCCCAAGAAATTCTATCGCCTGGCTCCGGGAAGAGAGGTGCGATTACGCTATGGATACTATATCACCTGCCGAGAAGTGATCAAAAACGACCAAGGAGAGATCGTGGAACTGCGTTGCACCTACGATCCAGCCTCCCGCGGGGGCGGAACGCCTGATGGACGCAAGGTCAAGGCCACACTGCACTGGGTTTGCGCCCAGACTGCCAATCCAGCTCGGGTGCGGATCTACGACCACCTTTTCACCACGGCCAACCCCAACGAGGCCCCAGAGGGCAAGGACTTCCGCGCCAACATCAATCCGAACTCTCTGGAGGTCCTTGAGGGGTGCCGGGTGGAACCGCACTTGGCCGGTGCGGAATCCGGCAGTCGATGGCAGTTCGAGCGCCTGGGGTATTTCAGCGTGGATCCTGTGGACAGCACCCCGGATGAATTGATTTTCAACCGGATTATTTCCCTGCGGGACACCTGGGCCAAAGTCCAGGCTGCTGAAGGCAAGAAAACATCCTGA
- a CDS encoding chemotaxis protein CheB, producing MSDSDRSSSQSPKKSSRDSSPTHYVAIGASAGGLEAIEAFFMNMAPDSGLGFIVVQHLSPDYKSLMKELLSKKTKMPVHRVEEGMRVEADNVYLIPPKKNLSIFHGKLLLSEQDHTRGINLPIDVFLKSLAEDQSERAVAIILSGTGSDGMRGVRVIKEFGGMIMVQSEESAKFDGMPRAAISTGLCDFILPPEEMPGQLLNWVKHPYVSKAERAERLFKEEDGLTRIFSILRERFKVDFTYYKPSTVNRRIERRMTINQVKDIKDYVAFMGNYAGEATALFRELLIGVTSFFRDSQAYEILGEKWLRELIKNVDAREIRFWVAGCSTGEEAYSLAILARECLEELEISRDIKIFATDIDRDAIHFAANGVYPESIAADVSPQRLAKNFHRRDEHFQISRTIREMVVFAQHNLIKDPPFTNISLISCRNLLIYLQPSLQQKVFEFFNFSLNPAGLLFLGTSETIGDMTEFFAPLDHKWKLYQSKGRMKRVGGPMQLAVSDTRVQEVKGQFAAARKSLQSGDPDKVLERFLDAVSGKYIPLALIVSEQMDVLHIIGDSEGYLRLPSGKPTLNVTKMTTRQLSIPIATGIQKVFRQGRDVLFHNLPTSSGNMSRTVNLRFVPLPMSKGQAPLVAVLIEEATSSPPTANDALKDTPCDLSLEAEQRITDLEQELQFSRENLQATIEELETSNEELQATNEELVASNEELQATNEELQSTNEELYTVNAEYQNRIIELTELNHDVNNLLVASMVGKLLLDENLEVRRFSPKVTELFRLMDKDIGRPISHIVHFLEDVDLLEMIHNVQENSEMIEAEVRSQGNRWYLMRITPYLVGPNVYSGTVLTFVDITRLKTVEQELRESEQRFAAVVNTSPALIWMSGPDKLRTWFNDPWLAFTGKNLDQELGDGWAEGIHPEDKEQCLLRYSDAFDRREPFEVECRLRRHDGEYRWILDQGHPRFSSGGAFIGYIGSCQDITELKKAETALRAERMQIFNWFDDIDECIYAADKKTHEILYANKAMERVFGEGLVGKSCHDHIQGTDHPCGICADVKSDGVADNVRVGTFEQNHNDGRFKSVDKIIHWHDGREACLRYLRKITSQ from the coding sequence ATGTCCGATTCAGATAGGTCTTCAAGCCAAAGTCCGAAAAAAAGCTCGCGGGATTCGTCTCCAACCCATTATGTGGCCATTGGCGCTTCCGCTGGAGGATTGGAGGCCATCGAAGCCTTCTTCATGAACATGGCTCCGGACAGCGGATTGGGTTTTATCGTGGTGCAGCATCTTTCCCCGGACTACAAAAGCCTGATGAAGGAACTGCTGTCCAAAAAGACCAAGATGCCGGTGCATCGCGTCGAGGAGGGCATGCGGGTCGAGGCGGACAATGTTTACCTGATTCCACCCAAGAAGAATCTGAGCATTTTTCACGGCAAATTGTTGCTTTCCGAACAGGACCATACCCGCGGTATCAACCTGCCCATCGATGTTTTCCTAAAGTCCCTGGCCGAAGACCAAAGCGAACGGGCGGTGGCGATCATTCTTTCCGGCACAGGCAGTGATGGAATGCGCGGTGTCCGGGTCATCAAGGAGTTCGGCGGGATGATCATGGTGCAAAGCGAGGAGAGCGCCAAGTTCGACGGCATGCCCCGTGCGGCGATCTCCACCGGACTCTGCGACTTCATTCTTCCGCCGGAGGAGATGCCGGGTCAGCTGTTGAATTGGGTCAAGCATCCGTACGTGAGCAAAGCCGAGCGTGCGGAGAGGCTTTTCAAGGAAGAGGACGGACTGACCCGGATTTTTTCCATCCTGCGTGAACGGTTCAAGGTCGACTTCACGTATTACAAGCCCAGTACTGTCAACCGCCGGATCGAACGGCGGATGACCATCAACCAGGTCAAGGACATCAAGGATTACGTCGCCTTCATGGGCAACTATGCCGGGGAAGCAACGGCCCTGTTCCGGGAACTGCTCATCGGCGTGACCAGCTTTTTTCGCGACTCGCAGGCTTATGAAATTCTTGGAGAAAAATGGCTCAGGGAACTGATCAAGAACGTGGATGCCCGGGAGATCCGTTTCTGGGTGGCTGGGTGTTCCACCGGGGAAGAGGCCTACAGCTTGGCTATTCTGGCCCGTGAATGCCTGGAGGAACTGGAGATAAGTCGGGATATCAAGATATTTGCCACGGATATCGACCGGGACGCCATTCATTTTGCCGCCAACGGCGTTTATCCGGAAAGCATCGCCGCGGATGTTTCCCCCCAGCGCCTGGCCAAGAACTTCCACAGACGCGATGAACACTTTCAGATTTCGCGAACTATCCGAGAGATGGTGGTATTTGCCCAGCACAATCTGATCAAGGATCCGCCCTTCACCAATATCAGCTTGATTTCTTGTCGCAACCTGTTGATCTACCTCCAACCCTCATTGCAGCAGAAAGTTTTTGAGTTTTTCAATTTTTCCTTGAACCCTGCTGGTCTGCTCTTTTTGGGCACCAGTGAAACCATCGGCGACATGACAGAGTTTTTCGCCCCTTTGGATCACAAGTGGAAATTGTATCAATCCAAAGGGCGGATGAAGCGGGTTGGCGGTCCGATGCAGTTGGCGGTTTCCGACACCCGGGTCCAGGAGGTCAAAGGCCAATTTGCCGCAGCCCGCAAGTCCCTGCAATCCGGTGATCCAGACAAGGTTTTGGAGCGCTTCTTAGACGCTGTCAGCGGAAAATACATTCCTCTGGCTTTGATTGTTAGCGAACAGATGGATGTCTTGCACATCATCGGCGACAGTGAAGGATACCTGCGTCTGCCCTCAGGCAAACCGACCCTAAATGTGACCAAGATGACAACCAGGCAGCTCTCCATCCCCATAGCGACAGGCATCCAGAAGGTTTTTCGCCAGGGCCGGGATGTCTTATTCCACAATTTGCCTACTTCTTCGGGCAACATGTCCCGAACCGTCAACCTCCGCTTTGTTCCGCTCCCGATGTCCAAGGGACAGGCTCCTCTGGTCGCCGTGCTTATTGAGGAGGCGACTTCATCTCCTCCCACAGCGAATGATGCCCTGAAAGACACTCCCTGTGATTTGAGCCTGGAGGCGGAGCAGCGCATTACGGACCTGGAGCAGGAGCTTCAGTTTTCCCGGGAAAATCTCCAGGCTACCATAGAGGAGTTGGAAACTTCCAATGAGGAGCTACAGGCTACCAACGAGGAGCTCGTGGCCAGCAACGAGGAGTTGCAGGCCACCAACGAGGAACTCCAGTCCACAAACGAGGAACTGTACACGGTCAACGCCGAATACCAGAACCGGATCATTGAGCTGACCGAATTGAACCACGACGTAAACAATCTGCTGGTTGCCTCCATGGTCGGCAAACTGTTATTGGACGAGAATCTGGAGGTCAGGCGCTTTTCACCAAAAGTCACTGAACTGTTTCGGTTGATGGACAAGGATATCGGCCGTCCCATATCGCACATCGTCCACTTTCTGGAGGATGTGGACCTGCTGGAGATGATTCACAACGTCCAGGAAAATTCGGAGATGATCGAGGCCGAGGTGCGTAGCCAGGGAAATCGTTGGTATCTGATGCGGATCACGCCCTACCTGGTTGGTCCCAATGTTTACTCCGGGACCGTGCTCACTTTCGTGGACATCACCAGATTGAAGACTGTGGAACAGGAACTCCGGGAATCCGAACAGCGTTTTGCCGCGGTGGTCAACACCTCGCCGGCGCTGATCTGGATGTCCGGCCCGGATAAGTTGCGCACCTGGTTCAACGATCCCTGGCTGGCCTTCACCGGGAAAAACCTGGATCAGGAATTGGGCGACGGGTGGGCCGAAGGCATCCATCCCGAGGATAAGGAGCAATGTCTCCTACGATACTCCGATGCCTTTGATCGCCGCGAACCTTTTGAAGTGGAATGTCGGTTACGTCGGCATGACGGTGAATACCGTTGGATTCTGGACCAGGGCCATCCGCGGTTCTCCTCTGGGGGCGCCTTCATTGGCTATATTGGTTCCTGCCAGGATATCACGGAACTAAAAAAGGCCGAGACTGCCCTGCGTGCCGAGCGGATGCAGATTTTCAACTGGTTTGACGACATCGACGAGTGCATCTATGCCGCGGACAAAAAGACCCATGAAATTCTCTATGCCAACAAGGCCATGGAGCGTGTATTCGGTGAGGGTCTGGTGGGAAAATCCTGTCATGATCACATTCAGGGGACGGATCATCCCTGCGGAATTTGCGCGGATGTGAAATCGGATGGTGTAGCGGATAACGTCCGTGTTGGGACCTTTGAGCAAAACCACAATGACGGCCGGTTTAAATCCGTGGATAAAATCATTCATTGGCATGATGGCCGCGAAGCCTGCTTACGGTACCTGAGGAAAATCACATCGCAGTGA
- a CDS encoding DsbA family protein, with the protein MKKFSSYFVFLFLVVALLGWVRPDTAHSDTSEQPEERLMLQELLSAHPDLILDVLRDHPLELIEILEQAVAIKREADQRRQEQADLAMDRHPAISLERPIRGNPDAPVTIVEYSDFLCPYCSQATETVKHLMAREQNGRLRLVFKHLPLNPISHELALAFEAVALQSHEAAWELHNRLFQQQGRLRGGGAEIVLQEIISGLDIDPEQFAADRRHPELAGVIQADMEEARRFGFSGTPMFLVNGIPLRGAVPMSEFQRVIELAMSRDASGTRTDKE; encoded by the coding sequence ATGAAGAAATTCTCCTCTTATTTTGTTTTTTTGTTTCTGGTCGTGGCTCTGCTTGGCTGGGTTCGACCTGATACCGCTCATAGCGACACCTCTGAACAACCCGAGGAGCGCTTGATGCTCCAGGAGTTGCTCAGTGCCCATCCGGACCTGATCCTGGACGTACTGCGCGACCACCCTCTGGAACTTATTGAAATTCTGGAACAGGCCGTGGCTATCAAGCGGGAAGCTGATCAGCGTCGACAGGAACAGGCCGACTTGGCCATGGATCGTCATCCGGCCATTTCTCTTGAACGCCCCATTCGTGGCAATCCTGATGCTCCGGTGACCATTGTTGAATACTCGGATTTTCTGTGTCCGTACTGCAGCCAGGCCACGGAAACCGTCAAACACCTGATGGCCCGAGAACAAAATGGAAGATTACGTCTCGTTTTCAAGCATCTGCCTCTGAACCCAATTTCCCATGAGTTGGCCCTGGCCTTCGAAGCCGTGGCCCTGCAAAGCCATGAAGCCGCATGGGAGCTGCATAACCGGCTATTCCAGCAACAAGGCCGGTTGCGGGGTGGTGGTGCCGAGATCGTGCTCCAGGAAATTATTTCCGGGCTGGACATCGACCCGGAGCAATTCGCTGCGGACCGAAGACATCCGGAACTGGCCGGAGTGATTCAGGCAGACATGGAGGAGGCCCGCAGATTCGGCTTCAGCGGTACTCCCATGTTTTTGGTCAATGGCATTCCTCTGCGTGGGGCCGTGCCAATGTCGGAATTTCAGCGAGTTATCGAGTTGGCCATGTCACGAGATGCGTCCGGCACACGGACTGACAAGGAGTGA